The proteins below come from a single Chryseobacterium sp. MA9 genomic window:
- a CDS encoding 3'-5' exonuclease, with translation MKTTENILIVDLEATCWENRPPRGQESEIIEIGVCIMNAKTGRISKNEGILVKPQYSKVSPFCTELTTLTQNMLDNEGIMLDDAFDILRAEYDSEELTWASYGNYDLNILQNQARRFYTDYPMSDDHINVKTLFGEIHPTIRKSVGMNRALGELGLKLEGTHHRGVDDAKNIAKILHWCLQKSL, from the coding sequence GTGAAAACAACAGAAAATATATTAATAGTAGACCTCGAAGCAACATGTTGGGAAAACCGACCGCCTAGAGGGCAGGAAAGTGAGATCATCGAAATTGGTGTTTGCATCATGAATGCAAAGACAGGTAGGATCTCTAAAAATGAAGGCATTCTTGTAAAGCCCCAGTATTCAAAAGTAAGCCCATTCTGTACGGAACTTACTACTCTTACCCAAAATATGCTGGATAATGAAGGAATCATGCTGGATGATGCTTTCGATATTCTGAGAGCAGAATATGATTCAGAAGAACTGACTTGGGCCAGCTACGGAAACTATGACCTGAATATACTTCAGAACCAGGCAAGAAGATTCTACACAGATTATCCTATGAGTGATGACCACATCAATGTGAAAACATTATTTGGAGAAATTCATCCTACCATCAGGAAAAGTGTCGGGATGAACAGAGCTTTGGGTGAATTGGGCCTTAAGCTGGAAGGTACGCACCACAGAGGAGTGGATGACGCCAAAAACATTGCAAAGATTCTGCATTGGTGCCTTCAAAAGTCCTTGTGA
- a CDS encoding alpha/beta fold hydrolase gives MKTIRIKGIDLCYEIFGEGNSKNIVLISGLGSQMIRWDSKFCDLLVKRGFKVVRFDNRDSGSSVYNTKNEIPFDKGIEQTFATLSKESIPYSLMDMTNDVIGLLDYLKIEKAHIGGRSMGGIIAQLLGSYYPERVLSLTIIMSTSLNPTLPKPDPEVMAMMTKVSADPFLHREEYFEEKLHFAEKISGSKYLFDPNQEKVLIEEELHRSRTKNGIIRQLMAMGSFQYDPNMLKKITAPALIIHGTDDLIFHPECGKDIADSIPGSEFVLIEGMGHSIPEELHNTISESIVSNINKKLPY, from the coding sequence ATGAAAACGATTCGCATAAAAGGTATAGACTTATGTTACGAAATTTTTGGTGAAGGAAATTCCAAAAATATAGTCCTAATCTCAGGATTAGGAAGCCAGATGATCCGATGGGATAGCAAATTTTGTGATCTTCTGGTGAAAAGAGGCTTCAAAGTGGTTCGTTTTGATAACAGGGATTCAGGAAGTTCTGTTTATAATACAAAGAATGAAATTCCTTTTGATAAAGGGATTGAACAAACCTTCGCTACATTGAGTAAGGAAAGTATCCCCTATTCATTGATGGATATGACGAATGATGTTATTGGTTTACTGGATTACTTAAAAATTGAGAAAGCCCATATTGGAGGACGTTCTATGGGAGGAATTATTGCACAGCTTTTAGGTTCATATTATCCGGAAAGAGTTTTATCATTAACGATCATCATGTCTACCTCTTTGAATCCTACTCTTCCCAAGCCAGATCCTGAAGTGATGGCTATGATGACCAAAGTGTCTGCAGATCCTTTTCTTCATAGAGAAGAGTATTTTGAAGAGAAACTTCATTTTGCAGAAAAAATATCAGGTTCAAAATATCTGTTTGATCCGAATCAGGAAAAGGTTTTGATTGAAGAAGAGCTTCATCGTTCCAGAACAAAAAATGGCATCATTCGCCAGCTTATGGCTATGGGCTCTTTTCAGTATGATCCTAACATGTTGAAAAAAATAACTGCTCCGGCTTTGATTATTCATGGAACAGATGATCTGATCTTTCATCCTGAATGTGGAAAAGATATTGCGGATTCAATTCCGGGTTCTGAGTTTGTGCTCATTGAGGGAATGGGTCATTCTATTCCTGAGGAATTACATAATACAATCAGTGAAAGTATTGTCAGTAATATCAACAAAAAGCTCCCATATTAA
- a CDS encoding GIY-YIG nuclease family protein — protein MKNTLKKQLRKKAKDHKTTMGALAVTNTLNGKKFIQASLNLEALVNKMKFLLNGGSFTHAQLQKEWTEYGSDVFTFEFALIVPDQNNEYINYRLEIQKAEQKVISESNTELY, from the coding sequence ATGAAAAATACATTAAAAAAACAGCTTAGGAAAAAAGCAAAGGATCATAAAACAACAATGGGAGCTCTTGCTGTTACGAATACTTTGAATGGAAAAAAGTTTATACAGGCTTCTTTAAATCTTGAAGCGCTGGTGAATAAAATGAAGTTCCTTTTAAACGGCGGATCGTTTACCCATGCACAATTACAGAAGGAATGGACTGAATATGGAAGTGATGTTTTTACTTTTGAATTTGCATTGATTGTCCCTGATCAGAATAATGAATATATCAACTATCGTCTGGAGATACAGAAAGCTGAGCAGAAAGTAATCTCAGAAAGTAACACAGAATTGTATTAA
- a CDS encoding MarR family winged helix-turn-helix transcriptional regulator, protein MISTELLFLININKLQSVISRKFDSLSVHGLGFNDFVILYILNSSSESRMRRIDLAEKIGLTASGVTRLLNPLEKIGLVTRETNERDARVSYVVITPSGKKIFEEAKLSAEHLTKDIIPSKKSKSLKTVTEFLFDLGGNIQ, encoded by the coding sequence ATGATAAGCACTGAATTATTATTTTTAATAAACATCAATAAATTGCAGTCTGTAATTTCCAGAAAATTCGATTCCCTGAGCGTTCATGGTCTGGGATTCAATGACTTTGTTATTCTTTATATTCTGAATTCTTCTTCTGAGAGCAGGATGCGAAGAATAGACCTTGCTGAAAAAATAGGTCTTACGGCGTCTGGAGTAACACGATTACTGAACCCACTGGAAAAAATAGGATTGGTAACCAGGGAAACCAATGAAAGAGATGCCCGCGTGAGCTATGTGGTCATTACACCTAGTGGCAAAAAGATATTTGAAGAGGCTAAATTAAGTGCAGAGCATCTTACCAAAGATATTATTCCTTCTAAAAAGAGTAAATCTTTAAAAACAGTAACCGAATTTCTATTTGATTTAGGAGGAAATATACAATGA
- a CDS encoding DUF6493 family protein, giving the protein MKERLYEILNEEKIHEIIPFLKELSNEERKTLVPSIKKMDREISKIVMTKNSYHTAGSVNQHSIIDIASFVCMDKKNFGKNYWSLFRNAEQTEQILEWGCPEWFSDFINESVEAEFTAFNYKDILGWTEKGYVKPKPELLGHHLSNYPAELDRHPETLNTHFWYLCEYPSKSLPFRKEWFPIVQKLITEKKIERKRFLKECLLASNRNFNKNVTGWFMDAFTSLKPTEEELTELQDELLAGLASSQSKAVNTILSHLKKIVGVPDFKNDEFSHYLPNLLSSEVKTVVVSSLVLTEKIFQRKKIDPEMLGMALSTAFVSKDDGVQSKAAKIILKYIPASENIIEALSHYSDNILTNVRPLLIKYIEETQPELEAIASKKLSLTTEENAVKVLQNFEDLMFYLPLAMDDPYSQHCDIALTGFIRFAGDVNAESVKLIEPVFLKACKTIAKWEVPYLNVLLCNAIINYGLDLLEKYPIQLKNLEKIYHKTKEEETARESYSNYQKKLGPIENVGADCPARIAFKELAIHAYEKIKSGDKIPLLFPVTHAPCWISPVTLVERLESYQNNNIEPHHLDIQLALQRCALDNTSEAVIEVERRLKGEYKELLLFFFGKNAKPEGKFEHPSWWMTAGITRSPEIVFEEFSSFGYDDIPVEFFSGAYKWKTIDNKKNSYYPVELKIIIPKYHLVKRREPLFVEYFVAEQKELSEIPALMLCFPNTPANALAKVIKHCLFFSGIAEVYERSLVLNTANALYQVKKPLDEIGYLFLGTIFLDSDKTIRGTAAEIWLEHVSSQTMDNAWLGRVIGLHEKLEWAPVKRLTDLMQHHMLNVSKNHNIALEELISNILLQMETPVTNLKKILEIYHEVLALNHSEAHKEIIVKLDSWKENSSLKKICSLLLKK; this is encoded by the coding sequence ATGAAAGAAAGACTTTATGAGATCCTTAATGAGGAAAAGATACATGAGATTATCCCTTTTTTAAAAGAGCTTAGTAATGAAGAAAGGAAAACACTGGTGCCATCTATAAAGAAAATGGATAGGGAGATCAGTAAAATTGTGATGACTAAAAACTCCTACCATACAGCAGGATCTGTGAATCAACATTCCATTATTGATATTGCTTCATTTGTCTGCATGGACAAAAAGAATTTCGGTAAAAATTACTGGAGTCTTTTCCGTAATGCAGAACAGACCGAACAGATTCTGGAGTGGGGCTGCCCGGAATGGTTTTCAGATTTTATCAATGAATCCGTAGAAGCTGAATTTACAGCATTTAACTATAAAGATATTTTAGGATGGACAGAAAAAGGTTATGTAAAACCCAAACCGGAACTGCTTGGACATCATCTGAGCAATTATCCTGCTGAACTGGACCGCCACCCGGAAACACTTAATACACACTTTTGGTATTTATGTGAATATCCTTCCAAATCTTTACCCTTCCGTAAAGAATGGTTTCCTATCGTTCAGAAGTTAATTACAGAAAAAAAGATTGAAAGAAAAAGATTTTTGAAAGAATGCCTTCTGGCTTCCAACAGAAATTTTAATAAAAATGTCACAGGCTGGTTTATGGATGCATTTACTTCATTAAAACCAACTGAAGAAGAACTGACTGAACTGCAGGATGAATTGCTTGCAGGGCTGGCTTCCTCACAGTCAAAAGCCGTGAATACCATATTGTCACATTTGAAAAAAATTGTGGGAGTTCCTGATTTTAAAAATGATGAATTTTCCCATTACCTTCCGAATCTACTGAGTTCGGAAGTAAAAACAGTGGTGGTTTCCAGTCTGGTACTGACCGAAAAAATATTCCAGAGAAAAAAAATAGATCCTGAAATGCTGGGAATGGCTTTAAGTACGGCATTTGTCAGCAAAGATGATGGCGTACAGTCAAAAGCTGCGAAGATCATCCTTAAGTATATTCCAGCTTCAGAAAATATCATAGAGGCTCTTTCCCATTATTCAGATAATATACTGACGAATGTACGTCCTCTTCTGATAAAATATATTGAAGAAACACAACCAGAGCTGGAAGCAATAGCTTCGAAAAAATTATCCCTGACTACAGAGGAAAATGCCGTGAAAGTACTTCAAAACTTTGAAGATCTGATGTTTTATCTTCCTTTGGCCATGGATGATCCATACAGCCAGCATTGTGATATTGCTTTGACTGGATTTATCCGTTTTGCCGGTGATGTAAATGCTGAGTCTGTGAAATTAATAGAACCGGTATTTTTGAAAGCCTGTAAAACAATTGCGAAGTGGGAAGTTCCCTATCTGAATGTTTTATTGTGCAATGCTATTATCAATTATGGCTTGGATTTACTGGAAAAATATCCGATTCAGCTTAAAAACCTGGAAAAAATTTACCATAAGACCAAGGAAGAGGAAACAGCAAGAGAATCTTACTCCAATTATCAGAAAAAATTGGGGCCGATTGAAAATGTGGGGGCAGATTGTCCTGCCAGAATAGCTTTTAAGGAGCTAGCTATCCATGCTTATGAAAAAATAAAATCAGGAGATAAAATCCCGTTATTGTTTCCGGTTACCCATGCTCCATGCTGGATTTCCCCTGTTACACTGGTGGAAAGACTGGAGAGCTATCAGAATAATAATATTGAACCTCATCATCTGGATATTCAGCTGGCATTGCAGCGTTGTGCTTTAGACAATACTTCAGAAGCTGTCATAGAAGTTGAAAGAAGATTAAAAGGAGAATATAAAGAACTGTTACTTTTCTTCTTTGGCAAAAATGCTAAGCCGGAAGGAAAATTTGAACACCCTTCATGGTGGATGACTGCAGGAATTACCCGTTCGCCGGAAATCGTGTTTGAAGAATTCAGCAGCTTCGGGTATGATGATATTCCTGTAGAATTCTTTTCAGGGGCCTACAAATGGAAAACTATTGATAATAAGAAAAACTCATACTATCCTGTAGAGCTGAAGATTATTATTCCGAAATATCATCTTGTAAAAAGGAGAGAACCTTTATTCGTGGAATATTTCGTTGCCGAACAGAAAGAACTTTCCGAAATTCCTGCTTTGATGCTGTGCTTTCCGAATACTCCGGCAAATGCTTTGGCGAAAGTAATCAAACACTGTCTTTTCTTTTCAGGAATTGCCGAAGTCTATGAAAGAAGTCTTGTTTTGAATACAGCAAATGCACTTTATCAGGTTAAAAAACCTTTGGATGAAATTGGATATCTGTTCTTAGGAACTATTTTCCTTGACAGCGATAAGACGATCCGTGGTACAGCAGCTGAAATTTGGCTGGAACACGTTTCTTCCCAAACGATGGATAATGCATGGTTAGGAAGAGTGATCGGTCTGCATGAAAAGCTGGAATGGGCACCTGTTAAAAGATTAACAGATCTTATGCAGCATCATATGCTGAATGTCAGTAAGAACCATAATATTGCTCTGGAAGAATTGATTTCCAATATATTGCTTCAAATGGAAACACCGGTAACCAATCTGAAAAAGATTCTGGAAATCTACCATGAAGTATTGGCTTTGAATCACTCAGAAGCACATAAAGAGATAATCGTAAAACTAGATAGCTGGAAAGAAAACTCGAGTCTGAAAAAAATCTGCAGTCTTCTTCTGAAAAAATAG